A single region of the Musa acuminata AAA Group cultivar baxijiao chromosome BXJ1-11, Cavendish_Baxijiao_AAA, whole genome shotgun sequence genome encodes:
- the LOC103970557 gene encoding RNA demethylase ALKBH9B, translated as MEDDSFVQEYEPSELEIAAEFLTNWLPFLTRGLCDGCSAALRSRIHSLRPGSPGEAKAEASASTIVEDPAASVSAGADELLNQHAGIQPTEWDPDPPASSDSPRVRMSWADMAQEDELEEAAEGEEDAEAERRSSVDATGGESKGKGNTLRKETGLSREQREEIRFKNVVRKKDFICLERVKGKIVNILDGLELHTGVFSAAEQKRIVDFVYELQGKGKNHQLGEHTYSEPPKWMCGKGRVTIQFGCCYNYSMDKNGNPPGILKNVVADPVPHLFKVIIRRLVRWHVIPRTCIPDSCIVNIYELGDSIPPHIDSHDFVRPFCTVSFLSECNILFGSSLQIAGSGEFPGSVAIPLPVGSVLVLNGNAADVAKHCIPAVPSKRISITFRKMDESKWPVGFLPAADLQNIQPLEYTAEAKGHPRQDKNSQPVIESKSFKKGKRTKGRPGAMKPGPNFQDRQHHSNDSGIHARRSNLDGQSPSNSSSNSFERGSILGQRITESKFRPEFQGFESHEVVHSPTDSTAHVQHGEEETGNVDRREHGGRVVRLEQRRIIISSSVEGGDEDLAPANRFSDLPRVSRVQVRSLNSSSRRKVRMNLSDGQSSC; from the exons CTGCGACGGTTGCTCCGCCGCCCTCCGCAGCCGCATCCACTCCCTCCGCCCAG GGTCGCCTGGCGAGGCCAAGGCGGAGGCCTCCGCCTCCACCATCGTGGAGGATCCGGCAGCTTCAGTTTCCGCCGGCGCGGATGAGCTGCTGAATCAACATGCCGGCATCCAACCAACGGAGTGGGATCCGGATCCGCCGGCATCGTCTGATTCACCCAGGGTTCGGATGTCTTGGGCCGACATGGCGCAGGAGGACGAACTCGAGGAGGCGGCGGAAGGGGAGGAGGATGCAGAGGCAGAGAGGAGGAGTTCGGTGGATGCAACGGGGGGAGAGTCGAAGGGAAAAGGGAACACCTTGAGAAAGGAGACAGGGTTGTCGAGGGAGCAGAGGGAGGAGATACGGTTTAAGAATGTCGTCAGAAAGAAGGATTTCATATGCCTGGAGAGGGTCAAAGGGAAGATTGTTAATATCCTCGACGGCCTCGAGCTGCATACAGGAGTTTTTAGTGCGGCAGAGCAGAAAAGGATTGTGGATTTTGTGTATGAGCTCCAAGGGAAGGGGAAAAATCATCAGTTGGGAG AACATACATATTCAGAACCACCAAAATGGATGTGTGGCAAAGGACGAGTGACCATTCAATTTGGATGCTGTTATAACTATTCTATG GATAAGAATGGAAATCCTCCAGGAATCCTGAAGAATGTTGTTGCTGACCCAGTTCCTCATCTTTTCAAGGTGATAATAAGAAGGCTGGTTCGTTGGCATGTAATTCCAAGAACATGTATTCCTGACAGTTGTATTGTCAACATCTATGAACTGGGAGACAGCATTCCACCTCATATTGACAGCCATGATTTTGTTCGACCATTCTGTACCGTGTCATTTCTTAGCGAGTGCAATATACTTTTTGGATCAAGTTTACAGATTGCTGGGTCAGGCGAGTTTCCTGGCTCAGTCGCTATTCCCTTGCCTGTCGG GTCGGTACTTGTGTTGAATGGTAATGCAGCTGATGTTGCAAAGCATTGCATCCCAGCTGTCCCATCGAAAAG AATTTCCATTACCTTTAGAAAAATGGATGAGTCCAAGTGGCCAGTCGGGTTTCTACCTGCTGCAGATTTACAGAATATCCAACCACTAGAATACACTGCAGAAGCCAAGGGACACCCACGTCAGGATAAGAACAGCCAACCTGTAATCGAGAGTAAAAGCTTCAAGAAAGGAAAGAGAACTAAAGGAAGGCCAGGTGCGATGAAGCCTGGACCAAATTTTCAGGACAGGCAgcatcattccaatgattcaggCATTCATGCAAGGAGATCAAACCTGGATGGCCAGTCCCCCAGTAATAGCAGCAGTAATAGTTTCGAAAGGGGAAGCATCTTGGGACAGAGGATTACTGAATCAaaattcagaccagaattccaaGGTTTCGAATCACATGAAGTTGTCCACTCGCCTACAGACTCAACAGCACACGTACAGCATGGAGAGGAAGAAACTGGTAATGTGGATAGAAGGGAACACGGCGGAAGGGTGGTACGGTTGGAACAACGACGAATCATCATCAGCAGCAGCGTGGAGGGAGGGGATGAAGACCTGGCACCAGCGAATCGATTTTCAGACCTGCCTCGTGTTTCTCGGGTTCAGGTGCGATCCTTGAATAGCAGCAGCAGGCGAAAGGTTAGAATGAACTTGTCTGATGGTCAGTCAAGTTGCTGA